One Spinacia oleracea cultivar Varoflay chromosome 4, BTI_SOV_V1, whole genome shotgun sequence DNA segment encodes these proteins:
- the LOC130471438 gene encoding protein FAR1-RELATED SEQUENCE 9-like, with amino-acid sequence MINTFKLEKDDWFNRLYGLKEKWCTALSKDFFSAGILSSQRSESTNHAVGFKANKSTTLTKFYSIFQATINRWRKTEEKDDFDCTRGIPTSELSMSAILKQAANTYTITLFRDFEEEFKLSVASSAKFKGNVGRTVFFEVWIEGITGSRQEVQFKMEDSTVTCTCKNFEKSGWLCFHCLRILHLHSINTILDRYITTRWTRYAKKQIWERVDTIKREKGEINNFTGHKIAKAKKFIEEKFKTDNKAADEIIRKEEERKAKEEAAKIAEQEKAKA; translated from the exons ATGATCAACACTTTTAAGCTGGAAAAGGATGACTGGTTCAACAGATTGTATGGTCTTAAAGAAAAATGGTGTACagctttaagtaaagattttttttctgCCGGTATACTTTCTTCACAAAGAAGTGAAAGTACGAACCATGCTGTTGGATTTAAAGCAAATAAAAGTACAACATTAACAAAGTTCTATAGTATTTTTCAAGCTACAATAAATCGATGGAGAAAAACCGAAGAAAAAGACGACTTTGACTGTACAAGGGGAATACCTACTTCAGAGCTAAGTATGAGTGCTATATTAAAACAGGCAGCAAATACATACACGATAACACTTTTCCGTGATTTTGAAGAAGAGTTCAAGCTTTCTGTGGCAAGTAGTGCAAAGTTCAAGGGAAATGTTGGAAGAACAGTATTTTTTGAGGTGTGGATAGAAGGAATAACAG GATCAAGGCAAGAAGTTCAATTCAAAATGGAAGATTCAACCGTCACTTGCACATGCAAAAACTTTGAAAAATCTGGATGGTtgtgcttccattgtttgagaatATTGCATTTACATTCAATCAATACAATTCTAGATCGTTACATAACAACAAGATGGACTAGATATGCAAAGAAACAGATATGGGAAAGGGTTGATACGATAAAAAGGGAGAAAGGGGAAATCAACAATTTTACTG GGCATAAGATAGCAAAGGCCAAAAAATTTATCGAGGAGAAGTTTAAAACGGATAATAAAGCAGCTGATGAAATCAtaagaaaggaagaagaaaggaaggcaaaagaagaagcTGCAAAGATAGCAGAACAAGAAAAGGCAAAAGCTTAA
- the LOC130471439 gene encoding uncharacterized protein, whose translation MKDKSVYFIDNMVLEPKEIEGRKKSFSVLCSPLEKLLKDMDNIHHEDIRSFTFIPVGGNWKRGAFDKDCCVYLMMFMMVFHGVETIQDGVGIFDFDPLADEDFRKFLRACLCSTIMLSNLNVYRDEFLKQMVAFRGNRKQNVLDALIKQREELTQKYMNDPSKIEIVAKNSSTRKSKYVETEDEAETDVNVE comes from the exons ATGAAAGACAAAAGTGTCTATTTCATTGATAATATGGTTCTTGAACCCAAAGAGATTGAAGGAAGGAAGAAATCTTTTTCTGTCTTG TGTTCTCCATTGGAAAAACTATTGAAAGATATggataacattcatcatgaagaTATTAGAAGCTTCACATTTATCCCAGTTGGTGGTAATTGGAAGCGAGGTGCTTTTGACAAAGACTGTTGTGTCTATTTGATGATGTTTATGATGGTCTTTCATGGTGTTGAAACTATACAAGATGGTGTTGGGATTTTTGACTTTGATCCCTTGGCAGAT GAAGATTTCAGGAAGTTTCTCAGAGCTTGTTTGTGTAGCACCATTATGTTGTCAAATTTGAATGTTTACAGGGAtgaatttctaaaacaaatggTTGCATTTAGGGGAAACAGGAAACAAAATGTTTTGGATGCCTTAATTAAACAAAGGGAAGAGTTGACGCAGAAATACATGAATGACCcttcaaaaattgaaattgttgcAAAAAATAGTTCAACAAGGAAATCCAAATATGTTGAAACAGAAGATGAAGCTGAGACAGATGTCAATGTTGAATAG